A genome region from Flavobacterium sp. CFS9 includes the following:
- the dnaJ gene encoding molecular chaperone DnaJ, giving the protein MKKDFYEILGISKNADAAEIKKAYRKSALKYHPDKNPGDKEAEENFKLAAEAYEVLSDPNKKAKYDQYGHQAFDGSGGFGGGHGGMNMDDIFSQFGDIFGGGFGGFGGGGGGGPRRAKGSNLRIKVKLTLEEIANGVEKKVKVKRKVQAKGVTYKTCSTCNGQGQVMRVTNTILGRMQSASTCPTCGGSGQILDKRPSEADAQGMILEDETVSIKIPAGVVDGMQLKVSNKGNDAPGNSVPGDLIVAIEELEHEFLKREGENIHYDLYISFPEAVLGVSKDIEAINGKVRIKLEEGIQSGKILRLKGKGIPSINGYGSGDLLVHVNVWTPKTLNKEQKQFFENALNDDHFIPSPEKSEKSFFEKVKDMFS; this is encoded by the coding sequence ATGAAAAAAGATTTTTACGAAATACTAGGCATTTCAAAAAATGCTGACGCTGCCGAAATTAAAAAAGCTTATAGAAAAAGTGCATTGAAATATCATCCGGACAAAAATCCGGGCGACAAAGAGGCAGAAGAAAACTTTAAATTAGCGGCAGAAGCTTATGAAGTACTAAGCGATCCTAATAAAAAAGCGAAATACGATCAATACGGACATCAGGCTTTTGATGGTTCTGGCGGATTTGGCGGTGGTCACGGTGGTATGAATATGGATGACATTTTTAGCCAGTTTGGTGATATTTTTGGCGGTGGATTTGGTGGCTTCGGTGGAGGCGGAGGCGGTGGCCCTCGTCGTGCTAAAGGAAGCAATCTTCGAATTAAAGTTAAACTGACTTTAGAAGAGATTGCAAATGGTGTTGAGAAAAAAGTAAAAGTAAAACGTAAAGTTCAGGCTAAAGGAGTTACCTACAAAACATGTTCGACTTGTAACGGTCAGGGACAGGTAATGCGTGTAACCAACACTATTTTAGGAAGAATGCAATCTGCGTCAACTTGTCCTACTTGTGGCGGGTCTGGTCAGATTTTAGATAAACGACCATCTGAAGCAGATGCTCAGGGAATGATTTTAGAAGACGAAACCGTTTCAATCAAAATTCCTGCGGGAGTGGTAGACGGCATGCAGTTAAAAGTTTCTAATAAAGGAAATGATGCTCCGGGAAACAGCGTTCCTGGTGATTTAATTGTGGCTATTGAAGAATTGGAACACGAGTTTCTGAAACGTGAAGGCGAAAACATTCATTATGATTTATACATCAGTTTCCCGGAAGCCGTTTTAGGAGTTTCTAAAGACATCGAAGCAATTAATGGAAAAGTTCGTATTAAATTAGAAGAAGGGATTCAGTCCGGAAAAATCTTAAGATTAAAAGGAAAAGGTATTCCAAGCATCAATGGTTACGGAAGTGGAGACTTGTTGGTTCATGTAAATGTGTGGACACCAAAAACGCTGAACAAAGAGCAAAAACAATTTTTTGAAAATGCACTTAACGACGATCACTTTATTCCGAGCCCTGAAAAATCAGAAAAATCATTTTTTGAAAAGGTAAAAGATATGTTTTCATAA
- a CDS encoding nucleotide exchange factor GrpE, which translates to MKFKNIFKNKSNMTTENTEFDQELDDVTLENNANGEQLIVEELSVEEQLAQDLAKEKDKFLRLFAEFENYKKRTSKERIDLFKTANQDVLLAMLPVLDDFDRAIVEINKSEDETLTKGVELIHEKLKNTLVSKGLEQVELKAGDAFDADFAEAITQIPAPSEKLKGKIVDVIEKGYKLGDKIIRFPKVVIGN; encoded by the coding sequence ATGAAGTTTAAGAATATTTTTAAAAATAAAAGTAATATGACTACGGAAAATACAGAATTCGATCAGGAATTAGATGATGTAACGTTAGAGAACAACGCCAACGGTGAGCAGTTAATTGTTGAAGAATTAAGTGTTGAAGAGCAATTGGCTCAAGACTTGGCAAAAGAAAAAGATAAGTTTTTGAGACTATTTGCTGAATTCGAAAATTACAAAAAAAGAACTTCAAAAGAGCGTATCGATTTGTTTAAAACTGCAAATCAAGATGTTTTATTGGCGATGTTGCCAGTTTTAGATGATTTTGACAGAGCTATAGTAGAGATCAATAAATCGGAAGATGAAACTTTGACAAAAGGAGTTGAATTGATTCACGAAAAATTAAAAAATACTTTAGTTTCTAAAGGTTTAGAGCAAGTTGAATTAAAAGCAGGTGATGCTTTTGATGCTGATTTTGCTGAGGCAATTACCCAAATCCCGGCTCCGTCTGAGAAATTAAAAGGGAAAATTGTTGACGTTATCGAAAAAGGTTACAAATTAGGAGACAAAATTATTCGTTTCCCTAAAGTTGTTATCGGGAACTAA
- the hisS gene encoding histidine--tRNA ligase codes for MASKPSIPQGTRDFSPAEVSKRQYIIQVIKHNFEKFGFQPIETPSFENSDTLMGKYGEEGDRLIFKILNSGNFFYNKSKIELPKSIEQLQAVSADKITIAERVELNSFTKQISEKALRYDLTVPFARYVVQHQNEIEFPFKRYQIQPVWRADRPQKGRFREFFQCDADVVGSKSLWQEVELVQLYDTVFTALGLEGVTIKINNRKILSGIAEVIGASDKLIDFTVALDKLDKIGEDGVKKEMIENGISEEALVKVQPLFSFSGTFADKINQLSHLLAASEEGMKGVEELKFICDNVATLGLSTATLDLDVTLARGLNYYTGAIFEVAAPKSVSMGSIGGGGRYDDLTGIFGLKNMSGVGISFGLDRIYLVLEELQLFPETVSATSKALFINYGDAEALYASQAIQKLRQENIKVELYPDNVKVGKQFQYADKRLIPFAVIAGDQEIASNSYSLKNLVTGEQITVDFEGLKNALLA; via the coding sequence ATGGCTTCAAAACCGAGCATACCACAAGGAACAAGAGATTTTTCACCAGCGGAGGTGTCAAAACGTCAATATATTATTCAGGTTATCAAACATAATTTTGAGAAATTTGGCTTTCAGCCGATTGAAACTCCTTCATTTGAAAATTCAGATACTTTGATGGGGAAGTATGGAGAAGAAGGAGATCGTTTGATTTTTAAAATATTAAATTCAGGAAATTTTTTCTACAATAAAAGTAAAATTGAACTGCCAAAATCTATTGAGCAGCTTCAGGCTGTTTCTGCTGATAAAATTACTATTGCAGAAAGAGTTGAATTAAATTCGTTTACAAAACAAATTTCTGAAAAAGCGTTGCGTTATGACTTAACAGTTCCGTTTGCGAGATATGTGGTGCAACACCAGAATGAAATCGAATTTCCGTTTAAAAGATATCAGATTCAGCCGGTTTGGAGAGCTGATCGTCCACAGAAAGGACGTTTTAGAGAGTTTTTTCAATGTGATGCCGATGTGGTTGGCTCAAAATCGTTATGGCAGGAAGTGGAACTGGTACAATTGTACGATACCGTTTTTACAGCATTAGGTTTAGAAGGAGTGACCATTAAAATCAATAACAGAAAAATATTATCAGGAATTGCTGAGGTGATCGGTGCTTCTGATAAATTAATTGATTTTACTGTGGCTCTTGATAAACTGGATAAAATTGGTGAAGATGGCGTGAAAAAAGAAATGATCGAGAATGGTATTTCTGAAGAAGCATTGGTAAAAGTACAGCCTCTTTTTAGTTTTAGCGGAACTTTTGCAGATAAAATCAATCAGCTTTCCCATTTATTAGCAGCGTCAGAAGAAGGAATGAAAGGTGTGGAGGAGCTTAAATTTATTTGTGACAATGTGGCAACTTTAGGATTGTCGACAGCTACTTTAGATTTAGATGTGACACTTGCCCGTGGATTAAATTATTATACCGGAGCTATATTTGAAGTAGCGGCTCCAAAATCAGTTTCGATGGGTTCTATCGGAGGTGGTGGAAGATACGATGATTTGACGGGTATTTTTGGTTTGAAAAATATGAGCGGCGTTGGAATTTCTTTTGGACTGGATCGTATTTATTTGGTTTTAGAAGAACTTCAGTTGTTTCCTGAAACCGTTTCTGCGACTTCAAAAGCATTGTTTATTAATTACGGAGATGCAGAGGCTTTGTATGCGTCACAGGCTATTCAGAAATTACGTCAGGAAAATATAAAAGTAGAGCTTTATCCGGATAACGTAAAAGTTGGAAAGCAGTTTCAATATGCTGATAAAAGATTGATTCCTTTTGCCGTAATTGCTGGAGATCAGGAAATTGCTTCGAATTCGTATTCACTTAAAAATCTGGTAACAGGCGAGCAGATTACGGTAGATTTTGAAGGATTGAAAAATGCTTTGCTAGCTTAG
- a CDS encoding ABC transporter permease produces the protein MMLKLFKENIRIAFGSIKTQLLRTILTVLIIAIGITALVGILTVVTALENTVSTNFASMGANTFNINQYENNLKNRGGNEREIINPIISYPEAVAFKNKYKYPFTETSLSFTATSKAEVKYSDQKTDPEITIVGVDEHFIANSGLETTLGRSFNQFDIENNTYSCVVGSDFEKGLLKDVNPIDKIISIRGARFKVIGVLKEKGSTFGNSQDLRVLIPIQVARSLFTTPKINYTISVMVSKKELLDEAIDNATSTMRRVRKLSPVRDNNFGIGRSDDLINRILGITKYLGWASWIISIITILGSSIALMNIMIVSVTERTREIGVRKALGATKVTISVQFFIETLLIGQIGGLVGIVLGILVGFAFAAAMSFAFVIPWVAIFAAFATSFMVAIVSGLYPAIKASQLDPIEALRYE, from the coding sequence ATGATGCTAAAATTATTTAAAGAAAATATCCGAATTGCTTTTGGTTCTATCAAAACTCAATTGCTGCGTACCATTCTTACCGTTTTAATTATTGCTATCGGAATTACTGCTCTGGTGGGAATCCTCACGGTCGTTACGGCTCTTGAAAATACGGTTTCGACCAATTTTGCATCAATGGGTGCCAACACCTTTAACATCAATCAATACGAAAACAACCTTAAAAATCGTGGAGGAAATGAACGTGAAATCATCAATCCGATTATTTCTTACCCTGAGGCTGTAGCCTTCAAAAACAAATACAAATATCCTTTTACCGAAACTTCACTTTCTTTTACTGCCACCTCCAAAGCTGAAGTAAAATATTCAGATCAAAAAACCGATCCGGAAATTACGATTGTTGGTGTCGACGAGCATTTTATCGCTAACTCAGGTCTTGAAACCACTTTAGGACGTTCGTTCAACCAATTCGATATTGAAAACAACACTTACTCCTGCGTTGTAGGTTCTGATTTTGAAAAAGGCTTACTAAAAGACGTTAACCCAATCGATAAAATTATCTCTATCCGTGGTGCCCGATTCAAAGTGATCGGTGTTCTAAAGGAAAAAGGCTCGACCTTTGGGAACAGTCAGGACTTACGTGTTTTAATTCCAATTCAGGTCGCACGATCTTTGTTTACGACTCCGAAAATCAACTATACCATTAGTGTGATGGTTTCAAAAAAAGAACTTTTGGACGAAGCTATAGATAATGCCACAAGTACGATGCGCAGGGTTCGTAAATTAAGCCCTGTTCGCGACAACAATTTTGGTATTGGAAGAAGTGACGATTTAATTAACCGTATTTTAGGGATCACCAAATATTTAGGATGGGCTTCCTGGATCATCAGTATCATCACCATCTTAGGATCATCAATTGCTTTGATGAACATCATGATTGTTTCGGTTACAGAACGAACCCGCGAAATTGGCGTACGAAAAGCTCTGGGAGCTACCAAAGTAACAATTTCAGTACAGTTTTTCATCGAAACCCTATTAATTGGTCAAATAGGCGGTTTGGTCGGTATTGTATTAGGAATTCTTGTTGGTTTTGCTTTCGCAGCTGCAATGAGTTTTGCTTTTGTAATTCCGTGGGTGGCCATCTTTGCTGCTTTTGCTACCAGTTTTATGGTCGCCATTGTTTCCGGTTTGTATCCGGCCATAAAAGCATCACAACTGGATCCTATTGAAGCATTACGATATGAATAA